The Bos mutus isolate GX-2022 chromosome 7, NWIPB_WYAK_1.1, whole genome shotgun sequence genome window below encodes:
- the LOC102264522 gene encoding olfactory receptor 7C2-like, whose amino-acid sequence MERGNQTGISNFLLLGFAEDPDLQPLLFGLFLSMYLVTFTGNLAIILAVISDSHLHTPMYFFLSNLSFADIAFTSTTIPKMLWNIQKQSQIITYAGCLSQVFFFIVFGCLDNLLLTVMAYDRFVAICHPLHYMVIMNPRVCRLLALGSWCLSVTGSLPETLTILRLSFCRSMKIPHSFCDLPEVLKLSCSDTLINNTVVYFVTIILGVFPLSGILFSYSKIFSSILRISSVRSKYKAFSTCGSHFSVVSLFYGTGLGIYLSSAVTSSSMTSLVASMMYTIVTPMLNPFIYSLRNRDMKGALVRLISRAPSLIHRAFRGLS is encoded by the coding sequence ATGGAAAGAGGAAATCAAACAGGAATCAGCAACTTTCTCCTCCTGGGATTCGCAGAGGACCCAGACCTGCAGCCTCTCCTCTTCGGGCTGTTTCTGTCCATGTACCTGGTCACATTCACTGGGAACCTGGCCATCATCCTAGCCGTCATCTCAGattcccacctccacacccccatgtacttcttcctctccaacctgtCCTTTGCAGACATTGCtttcacctccaccaccatcccaAAGATGCTGTGGAACATCCAGAAACAGAGTCAAATTATCACCTATGCAGGCTGCCTCAGCCAggtattttttttcattgtgtttggATGCCTGGACAATTTACTCTTGactgtgatggcctatgaccgctttGTAGCCATCTGTCACCCCCTGCACTACATGGTCATCATGAACCCCCGGGTCTGTAGGCTTCTGGCTCTGGGGTCCTGGTGCCTTAGTGTCACAGGCTCCCTGCCTGAGACCTTGACTATCTTGAGGCTGTCTTTCTGCAGAAGCATGAAGATCCCACACTCTTTTTGTGATCTTCCTGAAGTCCTGAAGCTCTCCTGTTCTGATACCCTCATCAATAACACAGTGGTGTATTTTGTGACTATTATCCTAGGTGTTTTTCCTCTCTCTGGGATCCTCTTTTCTTACTCTAAGATTTTCTCCTCCATCCTGAGAATTTCATCAGTCAGGAGCAAATACAAAGCCTTTTCCACCTGTGGATCTCACTTCTCAGTGGTTTCCTTGTTCTATGGCACAGGCCTAGGGATCTACCTCAGTTCTGCAGTCACTTCATCCTCTATGACAAGTCTGGTGGCCTCGATGATGTACACCATTGTcacccccatgctgaaccccttcatctacagTCTGAGGAACAGGGACATGAAGGGGGCCCTTGTGCGGCTCATTAGCAGGGCACCATCTCTCATTCACAGGGCCTTCAGAGGACTCTCATAA